One genomic window of Syngnathoides biaculeatus isolate LvHL_M chromosome 13, ASM1980259v1, whole genome shotgun sequence includes the following:
- the dusp22b gene encoding dual specificity protein phosphatase 22-B — MGNGVNKVLPHLYLGNFRDGRDREQLAKNNITHILSIHDNAAPILQEMTYLCIAAADLPTQNLTQHFKQSIIFMHESRLKGEGCLVHCLAGVSRSVTLVVAYIMTVTGLGWKEALAAVRVVRPSAGPNLGFQRQLQEFETTHLHEFRNWLQREYKDKVFNDEADIQELLARVSKFKGEQEENQPLTPPGPL, encoded by the exons ATGGGAAATGGCGTCAATAAG GTCCTGCCTCATTTGTATTTGGGAAATTTCAGAG ACGGACGAGACCGAGAGCAGTTGGCCAAGAACAACATCACCCACATCCTCTCCATCCATGACAACGCGGCCCCCATCCTTCAG GAGATGACCTATCTTTGCATTGCGGCGGCCGACCTGCCTACGCAAAACCT GACTCAACACTTTAAACAGAGCATCATCTTCATGCACGAGTCGCGACTGAAAGGAGAAGGCTGCCTGGTTCACTG CCTGGCAGGCGTTTCCCGCAGCGTCACCCTGGTGGTCGCCTACATTATGACAGTGACGGGACTCGGCTGGAAGGAGGCGCTGGCTGCCGTGAGGGTGGTCCGGCCCAGTGCTGGGCCCAACCTGGGCTTCCAGCGCCAGCTCCAGGAGTTCGAGACGACTCATCTCCATGAA TTCAGGAACTGGCTCCAGAGGGAGTATAAGGACAAAGTGTTCAACGATGAAGCAGACATCCAAGAGCTGCTTGCCAGAGTTTCTAAATTCAAAGGCGAGCAAGAGGAAAATCAGCCATTGACCCCACCGGGACCCCTCTGA
- the rgs5b gene encoding regulator of G-protein signaling 5b, giving the protein MCRGLELLPITCLERAKELKALFGSLLHKSDHSIPAQPHKKSETQSVDERLKWKESFEKLLSSQNGLCLFRAFLVSEFSEENIAFYLACEDYRTTKPSQMSEKAKQIFDEFISADAPREVNLDHVTKAITKENIEHPTRSCFDLAQAKIYTLMEKDCYPRFLKSLSQQSEQDRLSDFLKSCATGGRQM; this is encoded by the exons ATGTGCCGAGGACTCGAACTGCTGCCGATCACCTGCCTGGAGAG GGCCAAAGAGCTGAAAGCTCTGTTTGGAAGTTTGCTGCACAAGTCTGACCACAGCATCCCTGCGCAGCCCCACAAAAAAAGCGAGACTCAGAG TGTCGATGAGCGGCTGAAATGGAAGGAGTCGTTTGAGAAATTGCTGTCAAGTCAAA aTGGTTTGTGTCTATTCAGAGCTTTCCTCGTGTCAGAATTCAGCGAGGAAAATATTGCTTTCTACTTGGCGTGTGAAGACTACAGGACCACGAAACCCTCGCAAATGTCGGAAAAGGCCAAGCAGATCTTTGACGAGTTCATCAGCGCCGACGCACCCAGAGAG GTAAATCTCGATCACGTTACGAAAGCCATCACCAAGGAGAACATCGAGCACCCCACCCGGTCGTGTTTTGATCTGGCCCAGGCCAAAATTTATACTCTGATGGAAAAAGACTGCTACCCTCGTTTCCTGAAGTCCTTGAGCCAGCAGAGCGAACAAGACCGGCTGAGCGACTTCCTCAAGAGCTGCGCGACCGGCGGCCGGCAGATGTGA